Proteins from a genomic interval of Cyprinus carpio isolate SPL01 chromosome A21, ASM1834038v1, whole genome shotgun sequence:
- the LOC109047790 gene encoding homeobox protein CDX-1-like produces the protein MYQNSVRHTSLNLNPQNFVPAPPQYPDFTGYHHVSGITNDPHHSQTGAWNPAYPPPREEWTPYGPGTGPSTSSTGQLGYSPPEFSSVQASGLLPSSINSSVGQLSPNSQRRNPYDWMRRSAPPPNSGGKTRTKDKYRVVYTDHQRLELEKEFHYSRYITIRRKAELATALSLSERQVKIWFQNRRAKERKVNKKKMQQPQPASTTTPTPPGSALPGNVPMVTSSSSGLVSPSMPMTIKEEY, from the exons ATGTACCAGAATTCCGTAAGACACACAAGCCTAAACCTGAACCCTCAGAATTTTGTACCCGCACCTCCTCAGTATCCGGACTTCACAGGATACCATCACGTCTCTGGAATTACCAACGACCCTCACCACAGCCAGACAGGAGCCTGGAATCCCGCGTACCCTCCTCCGCGAGAGGAATGGACACCTTATGGGCCGGGAACTGGACCTTCGACCTCGAGCACTGGTCAGCTGGGCTACAGCCCTCCAGAGTTTTCATCTGTTCAAGCGTCCGGCCTTCTTCCATCCTCCATAAACTCATCAGTCGGTCAGCTGTCGCCCAACTCTCAGAGACGGAACCCCTACGACTGGATGCGTCGGAGCGCGCCGCCGCCAAACTCAG GGGGGAAAACCAGAACAAAAGACAAATATCGGGTAGTGTACACAGATCATCAGCGACTGGAGCTGGAGAAAGAATTTCATTACAGCCGTTACATCACAATAAGAAGAAAGGCAGAACTGGCAACAGCACTCAGTCTGTCAGAGAGACAG GTGAAGATCTGGTTCCAGAACCGGCGTGCTAAAGAGAGGAAagtcaataaaaagaaaatgcaacagCCGCAGCCGGCATCCACAACCACACCAACCCCACCTGGTTCAGCTCTGCCTGGCAATGTTCCCATGGTGACGAGCAGCAGCAGTGGCCTGGTATCACCATCTATGCCAATGACTATCAAAGAAGAGTACTGA